From Staphylothermus hellenicus DSM 12710, a single genomic window includes:
- the ppsA gene encoding phosphoenolpyruvate synthase yields MSNIPKEKRFVVWLDEVTKDDVVLVGGKNANLGEMIRAGIPVPPGFAVTAYAYKYFIEKTGLKDKIYPLLNSIDVNDKKVLDETTAKIRQWIMDTPMPPEVEEEIRNYYRELAKKIGMEPEKLRVAVRSSATAEDMPEASFAGQQDTYLNVYGEDNVVYYVKRCWASLFTSRAVFYRVAQGIPHEKSLMSVTVQKMVNSRSAGVMFTLHPVTGDEKVVVIEGSWGLGESVVGGKVTPDEWVVDKQTLQIVDQKTHHKTLAIVFDPKKGKNVEIRWDENKQAWISEEGPVDIEMVKHFHPDKPALKEEEVKRLAELAMLIEKHYGRHMDIEWAVDYDMPFPSNVFIVQARPETVWSVRKEKEKAEKKAEVKGKNIVKLSEAKVLVRGLPASPGVGAGVAKVIFDPHSKEAQGFKEGEVLVTKMTDPDWVPLMKKAAAIVTDEGGMTSHAAIVSRELGIPAIVGTSNATQAIKSGTEVTVDGSRGVVYEGIVEDLVKPKEEVKAEAAGVGISPEQLLPLYPVTATKIYMNLGEPDAIEKYKDLPFDGIGLMRIEFIITDWVQYHPLYLIEQGRENLFIDKLAEGIAKVAQAIYPRPVVVRFSDFKTNEYRGLKGGEKYEPEERNPMIGWRGVSRYIHPKYEPAFRLEVRAIKKVREEMGLTNVWVMFPFVRTTWELERALKIMEEEGLKRGKDFKVWAMAEVPSIALLADKFAEYVDGFSIGSNDLTQLILGADRDNNVLAEMGYFDERDPAVLAGIKMIIEKAHSKGATVSICGQAPSVYPEIVEFLVEAGIDSISVNPDAVIATRRLVASIERKIMLKRLNKIMDKLNKLELGF; encoded by the coding sequence ATGAGTAATATACCTAAGGAGAAAAGATTCGTTGTATGGTTGGATGAAGTTACCAAGGACGACGTAGTTCTCGTAGGAGGCAAAAACGCTAATCTCGGAGAAATGATACGGGCAGGCATACCCGTTCCACCAGGATTTGCTGTAACAGCTTATGCATACAAGTACTTCATAGAGAAGACAGGCTTAAAAGACAAGATCTATCCGCTTCTAAACAGTATTGATGTAAATGATAAGAAAGTATTAGATGAAACAACAGCTAAGATTCGTCAATGGATAATGGATACACCAATGCCTCCCGAGGTAGAAGAGGAGATTAGAAATTACTATAGAGAATTAGCTAAGAAAATAGGGATGGAACCAGAAAAACTACGTGTAGCAGTTAGAAGTAGTGCTACAGCAGAAGACATGCCTGAAGCAAGCTTTGCGGGCCAGCAAGATACCTATCTAAACGTATATGGAGAAGACAATGTTGTATACTATGTTAAAAGGTGCTGGGCAAGCCTATTCACGAGTCGTGCAGTATTCTATCGTGTAGCACAAGGCATCCCCCACGAGAAATCCCTGATGAGTGTTACTGTCCAGAAAATGGTTAACAGTAGATCAGCAGGCGTAATGTTTACACTTCACCCAGTCACCGGAGACGAGAAAGTAGTGGTTATCGAGGGTAGCTGGGGCCTCGGCGAATCCGTTGTAGGAGGAAAAGTTACACCTGATGAATGGGTTGTTGATAAACAAACTCTCCAAATAGTTGATCAGAAGACTCACCATAAAACTCTAGCCATAGTATTTGATCCTAAGAAAGGCAAAAACGTAGAGATTAGATGGGATGAGAACAAACAAGCATGGATAAGCGAGGAAGGCCCAGTGGATATTGAAATGGTTAAGCATTTCCATCCTGACAAGCCAGCATTGAAGGAAGAAGAAGTCAAGAGATTAGCTGAATTAGCAATGCTGATCGAGAAGCACTATGGTAGACACATGGATATCGAATGGGCAGTAGACTATGATATGCCGTTCCCAAGCAATGTATTCATTGTTCAAGCAAGACCAGAAACTGTCTGGAGCGTTAGGAAAGAAAAAGAAAAAGCTGAAAAGAAAGCAGAAGTTAAAGGCAAGAATATCGTTAAGTTATCTGAAGCCAAAGTACTAGTTCGCGGATTACCTGCTAGTCCAGGTGTAGGTGCTGGTGTAGCGAAAGTAATCTTTGATCCACACAGTAAAGAAGCACAGGGGTTCAAGGAGGGAGAAGTACTGGTAACGAAGATGACCGATCCTGACTGGGTACCATTAATGAAGAAAGCAGCTGCAATAGTTACGGACGAGGGAGGAATGACAAGCCATGCTGCAATCGTTAGTCGTGAGCTAGGAATACCTGCAATTGTAGGCACGAGTAATGCTACACAAGCAATAAAGTCTGGGACTGAAGTAACAGTTGATGGTAGTAGAGGAGTAGTATATGAAGGAATAGTAGAGGATCTCGTTAAACCCAAAGAGGAGGTAAAAGCGGAAGCAGCAGGTGTTGGTATAAGTCCAGAACAATTACTACCATTATATCCAGTAACAGCTACAAAGATCTATATGAACCTAGGCGAGCCAGACGCTATTGAGAAATATAAGGATCTACCATTTGATGGAATAGGATTAATGAGAATAGAATTCATAATTACCGACTGGGTACAATATCACCCATTATATCTAATTGAGCAAGGCAGAGAAAACTTGTTCATCGACAAACTAGCAGAAGGAATAGCTAAGGTTGCACAAGCAATTTATCCGAGACCAGTAGTTGTGAGATTCAGTGACTTCAAGACAAACGAGTATCGTGGATTAAAAGGCGGAGAGAAATATGAGCCCGAAGAAAGAAACCCAATGATTGGATGGAGAGGAGTTAGTAGATACATTCATCCAAAGTACGAGCCGGCATTCAGATTAGAGGTCCGGGCAATTAAGAAAGTACGTGAAGAAATGGGATTAACCAATGTATGGGTAATGTTCCCATTCGTTAGAACAACATGGGAGCTGGAAAGAGCACTAAAAATCATGGAGGAAGAGGGACTTAAGAGGGGCAAAGACTTCAAAGTATGGGCAATGGCTGAAGTTCCAAGCATAGCATTATTAGCAGATAAATTCGCAGAGTACGTTGATGGATTTAGTATAGGAAGCAATGATTTAACACAATTAATACTTGGAGCAGACCGTGACAACAACGTATTAGCGGAAATGGGATATTTTGACGAGAGAGACCCGGCAGTTCTAGCAGGCATAAAGATGATAATAGAGAAAGCCCACAGTAAAGGAGCAACTGTGAGCATTTGTGGACAAGCACCAAGTGTATATCCAGAAATAGTTGAATTCCTCGTTGAAGCAGGAATAGACAGTATCAGCGTTAATCCCGATGCAGTAATCGCTACAAGGAGACTGGTAGCCAGTATTGAGAGGAAAATCATGTTAAAGAGACTAAATAAGATCATGGATAAACTAAATAAGCTAGAATTAGGGTTTTAA
- a CDS encoding acetyl-CoA carboxylase biotin carboxylase subunit, translating to MTLRILIANRGEIAVRIARSVKELGFIPLGIYTAEDKNSLHRKYMAEDIEVPSYLDIDEIVDAAIELGSDAVHPGYGFLSENPLFSKRIIEKGFIFIGPPPEIMELAGDKVRAKEMAAKAGVPTLPWMVVDDPKEVLEFGKEHGFPVILKAAGGGGGMGIRIVKRKEDVERLFEQARKEAENAFKDQRLYVEPYIENPKHIEVQILGDGDNYVHLYERDCSLQRRHQKIVEEAPSPILNNSLRKTITGDAVKLASFIKYVNAGTVEMLFDMKTKKHYFMEINARLQVEHPVTEMITGIDIVKQQIIIATEGALSLKQRRIRMHGHSIEARINAENPITLMPSPGTIRTYNEPSGPGVRVDSGVTSGSYVSTEYNPLISKLIVWGTNRIEAIRRMKRALNEYIITGIQTNIPLLKAIINHPVFISGTHTTKFLEKHWKDIKENIKEKELLHIAILLALAAKGDSRIRSQLVSGSRFAAYMNGVEHTRVESIKRRAWLYWAMLKGRVSRKRGRRKKK from the coding sequence ATGACACTTAGAATACTGATAGCTAACAGAGGAGAAATCGCGGTAAGAATTGCTAGAAGCGTGAAGGAGCTGGGGTTTATACCTTTAGGTATATACACTGCAGAGGATAAGAATTCTCTTCACAGAAAATATATGGCGGAAGATATAGAGGTTCCAAGTTATTTAGACATTGACGAAATAGTTGATGCGGCAATAGAGCTAGGTTCGGATGCCGTACACCCAGGATACGGGTTTCTTAGCGAAAACCCCTTATTTAGTAAAAGAATAATTGAGAAAGGCTTTATTTTTATAGGTCCACCCCCAGAAATCATGGAGCTTGCTGGTGATAAGGTTAGAGCAAAGGAAATGGCTGCAAAAGCAGGAGTACCCACTCTGCCGTGGATGGTTGTAGATGACCCCAAAGAAGTATTAGAGTTTGGAAAAGAGCATGGTTTTCCAGTAATACTTAAAGCAGCTGGTGGAGGCGGAGGAATGGGGATAAGAATAGTGAAGAGAAAAGAGGATGTTGAAAGACTATTTGAACAAGCTAGGAAAGAAGCTGAGAACGCATTCAAGGATCAGAGACTATATGTTGAACCATACATTGAAAATCCTAAACATATAGAAGTACAAATACTCGGGGATGGAGATAACTATGTTCATCTCTATGAGAGAGACTGTAGCTTGCAGAGGCGTCACCAAAAAATAGTAGAGGAAGCTCCCTCACCCATATTAAATAATAGCTTAAGAAAAACTATTACTGGAGACGCTGTAAAGCTTGCTTCGTTTATAAAATATGTTAATGCTGGCACAGTTGAAATGCTTTTTGACATGAAAACTAAGAAGCACTACTTTATGGAGATAAATGCGAGATTACAAGTAGAGCATCCAGTAACAGAAATGATTACGGGAATAGATATAGTTAAACAACAAATCATAATTGCCACAGAGGGAGCATTATCTTTGAAACAGCGTAGAATCAGAATGCATGGACACAGCATAGAAGCTAGAATTAATGCTGAAAACCCAATAACACTCATGCCTAGCCCCGGAACAATAAGAACATATAATGAGCCTTCCGGTCCAGGTGTTAGAGTAGACTCAGGAGTAACTAGTGGAAGCTATGTATCCACCGAATATAATCCATTGATTTCAAAATTAATTGTGTGGGGAACAAATAGAATAGAAGCTATTAGAAGAATGAAGAGAGCATTGAATGAATACATTATTACGGGTATACAGACAAATATACCCCTCTTAAAAGCAATAATTAATCACCCAGTATTTATAAGTGGAACACATACCACAAAGTTTCTCGAAAAGCATTGGAAAGACATAAAAGAGAATATCAAGGAAAAAGAACTATTACACATAGCAATCCTGCTCGCCTTAGCTGCCAAAGGAGATTCTAGAATAAGATCCCAGCTGGTTTCTGGAAGTAGATTTGCAGCATACATGAATGGAGTAGAACATACACGTGTGGAATCTATTAAGAGAAGAGCTTGGCTATATTGGGCAATGCTAAAAGGAAGAGTTAGTAGGAAGCGTGGTAGAAGGAAAAAGAAATAA
- a CDS encoding M20 family metallopeptidase translates to MPKLPEWIYSLAEEILMESIKYPTVLGEAYEEIVNYYANVLKSHGIHVTIHRVPDEYVKEKLGPEMNPDKPRYILLARIGESDKVLQFNGHYDVVFPGEGWKITDPFKPLKKNGRIYGRGSTDMKGGIAAFLAAMIYLATTKEEPPISVEAAIVPDEEIGGATGTGYLVNVLGSKPTWAVIAEPSGLDNIWHGHKGLVWGEIVVKGKQSHGSTPWLGINAFEKMVYVAKYLIENYLPRLKDKTSRYEYDLPEGKHPTATLGGKLSAPGSINIVPGQVSFSIDRRLIIEENTNDAIEELNKYIVEAAKKYSADVELRIIERMEPAFTDPSSEIVEALAKAIRMDTGVEPRRTICVGGLDLRYYSYKGIPVATYGPGEPSMPHKVDEYIEVENLHKVIDVYVDLVNILGRSS, encoded by the coding sequence ATGCCTAAATTGCCCGAGTGGATATATAGTCTTGCAGAAGAAATACTTATGGAGAGTATAAAGTATCCAACCGTTCTCGGGGAAGCATATGAAGAAATTGTAAATTATTATGCTAATGTGTTGAAGTCGCATGGTATACATGTAACAATTCATCGAGTACCCGATGAATATGTTAAGGAAAAACTTGGCCCCGAAATGAATCCTGATAAGCCGAGATATATCTTATTGGCAAGGATAGGCGAGTCGGATAAAGTCTTACAGTTTAATGGTCATTATGATGTAGTATTTCCTGGGGAAGGCTGGAAAATCACGGATCCATTTAAGCCCCTCAAGAAAAATGGTAGAATCTATGGACGTGGATCTACAGATATGAAGGGAGGCATAGCAGCCTTCCTAGCAGCAATGATATACTTAGCAACCACCAAGGAGGAGCCGCCTATAAGTGTTGAAGCAGCAATTGTTCCTGACGAAGAAATAGGCGGAGCCACTGGAACAGGGTATTTAGTTAATGTATTGGGTAGTAAGCCTACCTGGGCAGTCATAGCTGAGCCCAGCGGCTTAGATAACATATGGCATGGACATAAAGGACTTGTATGGGGAGAAATAGTTGTTAAGGGTAAACAGAGCCATGGCTCCACTCCTTGGCTAGGAATAAATGCTTTCGAGAAAATGGTTTATGTTGCAAAATACTTGATAGAAAATTATCTACCAAGATTAAAGGATAAAACAAGCAGGTACGAATATGACTTGCCCGAAGGCAAACACCCGACTGCGACGCTTGGAGGAAAACTATCAGCTCCAGGAAGCATAAATATAGTGCCTGGACAAGTATCATTCAGTATTGATCGCAGACTAATAATAGAGGAAAATACAAATGATGCAATTGAAGAACTTAACAAATACATTGTGGAAGCAGCAAAGAAATATAGTGCCGATGTTGAACTTAGAATAATTGAGAGAATGGAGCCAGCCTTCACCGATCCCAGCTCTGAAATAGTTGAAGCACTTGCAAAAGCTATACGAATGGATACAGGTGTGGAGCCTAGGAGGACAATATGTGTCGGAGGACTGGATCTAAGGTATTACTCGTATAAGGGGATACCGGTAGCAACTTATGGCCCTGGAGAACCGAGTATGCCTCATAAAGTTGATGAATACATAGAAGTTGAAAACTTGCATAAGGTAATAGATGTGTACGTAGACCTAGTTAATATACTTGGAAGAAGCTCGTAA
- a CDS encoding ferredoxin, producing MAKYKVTIDPRDNCISDMVCVSICPDVFEMNPEDNKSQIVEKWRVEGNIAVGIVPEDLKSCVEDASNACPVQIIHVEPVAE from the coding sequence ATGGCTAAATACAAGGTTACAATAGATCCTAGAGACAACTGTATATCAGATATGGTATGTGTATCGATATGCCCAGATGTCTTCGAGATGAATCCTGAGGATAACAAGAGCCAAATAGTTGAGAAGTGGAGAGTAGAAGGCAACATTGCTGTAGGAATCGTTCCAGAAGATCTTAAGAGCTGTGTCGAAGACGCTTCTAACGCTTGTCCGGTACAGATAATCCATGTAGAACCTGTAGCTGAGTAA
- a CDS encoding ABC transporter permease codes for MDGVLSLLAGMSSLFLAYYLAALGHAIVEKSGVLNLAIDGVFVLSVATAFAVAVYTNNNIGAALIVSMIVALIFGGLMAFLVTKFPISHGATGLSLMFLGYGLASLIGLPARNLQGRTGIEIGYTLDITNPMWIGVYIVTILLGIGFLYLINKTKLGAAIRAAGEDPAAAEALGVNVLSVRLIAGIIGFALIGLGGAIFEISYTQVWSEGQGLGHGWLAFAISLSAGRHPLLILVSSGVFAGLVKYMTAIQAAYSLPPDLAKMLPFVAAILAMVIFMATPLKRRLAPPKSLGKTYFREERTV; via the coding sequence ATGGATGGGGTACTCAGCCTACTCGCTGGGATGAGCTCATTATTCCTAGCCTACTATCTAGCAGCCTTAGGGCATGCGATAGTTGAGAAGAGCGGAGTACTGAATCTAGCAATAGACGGCGTATTCGTATTATCTGTAGCAACAGCTTTCGCAGTGGCAGTTTATACAAATAACAATATTGGCGCTGCATTAATTGTATCAATGATTGTAGCTCTGATTTTCGGCGGACTCATGGCGTTTCTAGTGACAAAGTTCCCAATCAGCCACGGTGCAACCGGTTTATCACTAATGTTCCTAGGATACGGCTTGGCAAGCCTAATAGGATTGCCCGCGAGAAACTTACAGGGAAGAACCGGAATAGAAATAGGGTATACACTAGACATAACAAATCCCATGTGGATCGGAGTATACATAGTAACAATACTGCTAGGAATAGGATTTCTCTACCTAATCAATAAGACAAAGCTTGGAGCAGCAATAAGAGCAGCAGGAGAAGATCCAGCGGCTGCTGAAGCCTTAGGTGTGAACGTATTATCAGTTAGACTAATAGCTGGCATCATAGGATTCGCGCTGATAGGATTGGGAGGAGCAATATTCGAAATAAGCTATACACAAGTATGGAGCGAAGGACAGGGACTGGGGCATGGATGGCTTGCTTTCGCAATATCGTTGAGTGCCGGAAGACACCCATTACTGATACTAGTATCGTCAGGTGTATTTGCTGGACTAGTCAAATACATGACCGCTATTCAGGCAGCATATAGTCTACCACCAGACCTAGCTAAGATGCTACCATTTGTAGCAGCCATACTGGCCATGGTAATCTTCATGGCAACGCCTCTGAAGAGAAGACTAGCACCACCAAAGAGTCTAGGAAAGACATACTTCAGAGAAGAAAGAACAGTCTAA
- a CDS encoding ABC transporter permease, whose amino-acid sequence MEFPFSMVIVRRVKPLPYWITPILALIVGLLISIIILYGMSGGQITPYDVLASISYGFINIGLLAKTFSLLTIVGIGLLVSFKGAIWNIGGEGQFYIGVLVAAWVSLFSGLAMIGLAAKTTMIILGLLAGAFWALLAALPRAYLGVDEVPVTLMMNYIAYYIVDYLASGAWRERHYGYYRTVTIPQTTWFNPIKIGNIPVTISYELLTILVIVFVGVWLLFKYTSLGLRIKILSSNPDLLRSSGISVPMTILLALTISGLIIGIAGASYLAQVSHNISYPVEEKTPVYGYTGILVAWLAMLELFAVPIAAYIMSALYNAGIQMQVIGAGGAAVVNVFIGSILLTYAVLVTTSEYQIRIIRKKKR is encoded by the coding sequence ATGGAGTTCCCCTTTAGCATGGTCATAGTTCGCAGAGTAAAACCTCTCCCATACTGGATAACCCCTATATTAGCATTAATAGTGGGATTATTGATATCGATAATAATACTCTACGGAATGAGCGGTGGACAAATAACACCATATGATGTATTAGCATCTATAAGCTACGGATTCATCAATATAGGATTACTGGCTAAGACATTCTCCCTATTAACAATAGTAGGTATAGGATTACTGGTAAGCTTCAAGGGAGCTATCTGGAATATCGGTGGCGAAGGACAATTCTACATTGGTGTACTTGTGGCAGCATGGGTATCATTATTTAGCGGATTAGCAATGATTGGATTAGCAGCAAAAACAACCATGATCATATTGGGATTACTGGCTGGAGCGTTTTGGGCACTTCTTGCTGCATTACCTCGAGCATATCTCGGCGTAGACGAAGTACCGGTAACCTTGATGATGAACTATATAGCCTACTATATAGTAGATTATTTAGCATCGGGGGCTTGGAGAGAAAGACATTATGGATACTATAGAACAGTAACCATACCTCAAACAACATGGTTTAATCCAATAAAAATAGGTAACATACCAGTAACTATATCCTACGAATTATTAACTATACTCGTAATAGTATTTGTGGGCGTATGGTTACTATTTAAATATACAAGTTTGGGATTAAGAATCAAGATATTAAGCAGCAACCCTGATCTGCTGAGAAGTAGTGGAATAAGTGTTCCAATGACCATATTGTTGGCGCTAACAATTAGTGGATTAATTATAGGAATAGCTGGTGCAAGCTATCTAGCACAAGTATCCCATAATATTAGTTATCCAGTAGAAGAAAAAACACCAGTATACGGATATACAGGTATTCTAGTAGCTTGGCTAGCTATGCTTGAATTATTCGCTGTACCAATAGCTGCTTATATTATGAGCGCGCTATACAATGCAGGTATACAAATGCAAGTAATAGGTGCTGGTGGAGCAGCTGTAGTAAATGTATTCATAGGCAGTATTCTGTTAACATATGCTGTTTTAGTTACAACTTCCGAGTATCAGATAAGGATAATTCGTAAGAAGAAGAGGTGA
- a CDS encoding ABC transporter ATP-binding protein, whose protein sequence is MAAEADKQKSFFSSPHQENKDTILRVEGISKRFPGVVALDNISLEFEKGTVHALLGENGAGKSTFVKILYGIYTPDEGEIIVEGRRVTIASPMDAINLGIIMVSQSPVIIDRLTVAENIVLGIRRYGYYTLVGKVREKIVEVSKKVGVKIDPDTEVWRLSYTQKQLVEIVRALLLGAKILLLDEAITYLPLEEKKKFYKFIREYADLGGTVVLITHKIPEAMDVADKITVLRRGKLVGTVSVKEATMDQIRTMMFGERSGEITYEKLPPGNPTNPILEIKDLWVRGDFGGLAVQGASLTVRKGEVVGIAGVAGNGQKELLQAVMRLRPIEKGKIIYDGVDVTNKTTHYMRMNGVGYIPDLPAKYGVSIENNILENLGVLPNFVSETINWSKLKALSFKLIKEFEIKTPSPETPVKFLSGGNIMKVLVSRELTTATKLLIAYNPTRGLDEATAIKVRRIIKDRVIKQGIGALIASEDLDEVFQISDTIVVMNSGKIVGVFPADKAKREEIEHLMVM, encoded by the coding sequence ATGGCTGCTGAGGCTGATAAACAAAAAAGTTTTTTCTCTTCTCCTCACCAAGAAAACAAGGATACCATTCTTAGAGTAGAAGGTATTAGTAAAAGGTTCCCAGGTGTTGTAGCGCTAGACAATATAAGTTTGGAGTTCGAGAAAGGAACAGTACATGCATTACTCGGCGAAAACGGTGCTGGTAAATCAACATTTGTGAAAATACTATATGGAATATATACTCCTGACGAAGGCGAAATAATTGTTGAGGGTCGAAGAGTTACCATTGCAAGTCCTATGGATGCAATAAACCTTGGAATAATAATGGTTTCTCAATCACCTGTTATTATTGATAGATTAACTGTAGCGGAAAACATAGTTTTAGGGATAAGGAGATACGGCTACTATACCCTTGTTGGTAAAGTCAGGGAAAAAATCGTTGAGGTATCGAAAAAGGTAGGTGTAAAAATAGATCCGGATACAGAGGTATGGAGACTTAGCTATACACAGAAACAATTAGTTGAGATCGTCCGCGCACTCCTACTAGGGGCAAAGATACTATTGTTAGATGAAGCAATAACTTATTTACCATTGGAAGAGAAGAAGAAATTCTACAAGTTTATTAGAGAATACGCTGACTTAGGCGGGACAGTTGTACTTATAACTCATAAAATACCTGAGGCAATGGATGTAGCTGATAAAATAACTGTTCTAAGAAGAGGAAAGCTCGTAGGAACTGTATCAGTTAAAGAGGCAACAATGGATCAGATAAGGACAATGATGTTTGGTGAAAGAAGCGGAGAAATTACATATGAAAAGTTGCCGCCGGGTAATCCGACAAACCCGATCCTAGAGATCAAGGATCTATGGGTGAGAGGAGACTTCGGAGGACTAGCTGTTCAAGGAGCGTCTCTAACTGTGAGGAAAGGAGAGGTTGTTGGAATAGCTGGTGTAGCGGGTAATGGTCAAAAAGAGCTTCTGCAAGCAGTAATGAGGCTTAGACCAATAGAGAAGGGCAAGATAATATATGATGGAGTAGATGTTACAAATAAGACCACACACTATATGAGAATGAACGGTGTAGGATACATACCAGACCTACCTGCAAAATATGGTGTAAGCATAGAAAACAATATCTTAGAGAATCTTGGAGTCTTACCCAACTTTGTATCAGAAACAATAAACTGGAGCAAACTTAAAGCACTATCTTTTAAGCTAATCAAGGAATTCGAAATAAAAACACCGAGCCCTGAAACACCTGTTAAGTTCCTAAGCGGCGGTAACATAATGAAGGTGCTTGTGTCAAGAGAGCTCACCACAGCCACTAAACTGTTAATAGCATATAATCCCACAAGAGGGCTTGACGAAGCTACAGCGATCAAGGTTAGAAGAATAATTAAGGATAGGGTGATTAAGCAAGGAATTGGAGCATTAATTGCCAGCGAAGATCTAGATGAGGTTTTCCAAATAAGCGATACAATAGTAGTAATGAACTCTGGTAAAATAGTGGGTGTATTCCCAGCTGATAAAGCTAAGCGTGAAGAAATAGAACACCTCATGGTGATGTAA
- a CDS encoding BMP family ABC transporter substrate-binding protein, with translation MDVKTLTGIFVVLLIVVGALAYYAGTLYGGGQTYGAGGTVTTTVTKTETKTVGGGGAWTPPSTIKAAFIYVGPIGDFGWSYMHDVGRRVVATVYKDWLQTTYVESVSEDKVGETIDNLVSQGYNVIFTTSFEFMDKTIEKGEQYPNILFFHCSGYKRRANVGTYFADLYQVYYLNGLIAGALTKTGHIGYVAAFTTPEVVRHINAFAIGAKEVGEQLGKDIKVHVIEIGAWFAPDKARSAAETLWRDYNVDVLAYTEDSTAILELAQEKTTGYEQGTYDHPLYVFSHYSPGYKYGPDAVVSGQIVRWEVIYMDILAKIKAGIYTPYNLGNVDYWYLLNSGAVEFGCEVYENGSVMHINPKFVDTLKSIQVTDKVTGKKMSVYDLVMERYKMFKSAPLLTPLQLTALTHIYENITKIRIPAVNPQQPDPYSQKDIYIGTVFDPFTGPLSGYAKDNPSQKVNIPAGQRLGHDDLWSMDWFVDWVIYHGGLS, from the coding sequence ATGGATGTTAAAACATTAACCGGAATATTCGTCGTCCTCCTAATAGTAGTCGGAGCATTAGCATACTATGCGGGAACACTTTATGGAGGAGGCCAAACTTATGGAGCAGGCGGAACCGTTACAACCACAGTAACTAAGACTGAAACTAAAACAGTTGGTGGCGGGGGAGCATGGACTCCACCATCCACAATCAAGGCTGCATTCATATATGTTGGACCAATCGGTGACTTTGGATGGAGCTATATGCACGATGTAGGTAGACGTGTTGTAGCTACAGTATATAAGGACTGGCTGCAGACAACATATGTCGAGAGCGTCTCAGAGGATAAAGTAGGAGAAACTATTGATAACCTTGTAAGCCAAGGATACAACGTTATCTTCACGACTAGCTTCGAGTTCATGGATAAGACGATTGAGAAGGGAGAACAATATCCAAACATATTATTCTTCCACTGCTCAGGATATAAGAGAAGAGCTAATGTGGGAACATATTTCGCAGACCTATACCAGGTTTACTACTTAAACGGATTAATTGCTGGAGCTCTCACAAAAACTGGGCATATAGGATACGTAGCAGCTTTCACCACACCCGAGGTAGTGAGGCATATTAATGCCTTTGCAATTGGTGCGAAAGAAGTTGGTGAACAATTAGGTAAGGATATAAAGGTACATGTTATCGAGATCGGTGCATGGTTTGCTCCAGACAAGGCTAGAAGCGCTGCTGAGACTCTATGGAGGGACTACAATGTAGATGTACTAGCCTATACTGAGGATTCAACCGCTATATTAGAACTAGCACAGGAGAAGACTACGGGATATGAGCAGGGAACATATGATCATCCACTATACGTGTTCAGCCATTATAGTCCAGGATACAAGTATGGCCCTGACGCAGTTGTCAGCGGACAGATCGTTAGGTGGGAAGTTATTTATATGGATATACTAGCGAAGATCAAGGCTGGAATCTATACACCATACAATCTAGGAAACGTCGACTACTGGTACTTGTTAAATAGTGGAGCTGTAGAATTTGGTTGTGAAGTTTATGAGAATGGATCAGTGATGCATATCAACCCCAAGTTTGTTGACACCCTGAAGAGTATACAGGTAACAGATAAGGTTACAGGGAAGAAGATGAGCGTATATGATCTCGTAATGGAGAGATACAAGATGTTTAAGAGTGCACCATTGCTAACACCACTACAGTTAACAGCATTAACACACATATACGAGAACATTACAAAGATCAGGATACCAGCGGTTAATCCACAGCAGCCAGATCCATACAGTCAGAAGGACATCTATATAGGCACAGTCTTCGATCCATTTACTGGTCCACTAAGTGGATATGCTAAGGATAATCCAAGCCAGAAAGTCAATATACCTGCTGGACAGAGACTGGGACACGACGATCTATGGAGTATGGATTGGTTTGTTGACTGGGTAATCTACCACGGTGGATTATCTTAA
- a CDS encoding DUF1122 family protein, whose translation MYTGKTEDLLGFIELFKQGFSIYNFSLKGKVWKGRFPEESNIEVFVGKDNCRSSLFHAKVFRAETYSVTFVAFIYVFI comes from the coding sequence ATGTATACAGGAAAAACAGAAGATCTTCTTGGTTTTATCGAGCTTTTCAAGCAAGGGTTCTCCATATATAATTTTTCGTTGAAGGGAAAAGTTTGGAAAGGCAGGTTTCCTGAAGAAAGCAACATAGAAGTATTCGTTGGAAAAGATAATTGTAGGAGCTCGCTGTTCCATGCAAAGGTGTTTAGGGCTGAAACATATAGCGTTACTTTCGTAGCATTTATATATGTGTTTATCTAG